ccgattgagaacgacgcgttaaaaaacggcgctttaaaaaacagcgttaaaaaacggcgcgttaaaaaaatggcgcgttaaaaacgccgattgagaacgtcgcgttaaaaaacggcgttaaaaaacggcgcgttaaaaaacggcgcgttagaaACGGCATGTTAAAAAAACgtcgattgagaaaaacgacgacttaaaaaaacggcgcgtaaaaaacggcgcgtaaaaaacggcgttaaaaacggcgcgttaaaaacggcgttaaaaagcagcgttaaaacggcgcgttacgcttgaaaaacggcgcatcaaaaaaacgtaaaaagtttaacgtaaaacttaaattgtaaaaagtataaaaatcttttaaaaaaaatctgaatttaaaaatgtttttaataaagaaattatgtttaaaaaataaaagtaataaaaagtaattaatgaataggacaaaaaaggtaatttaaaattaatatatataaaaagacaaaatagagttattttacttaaatacccttttgtattataatattaaagacataataagacaaaaaacttttaatattaatattaactacttttaatcacattCATCCATCTGGTTGATCTAAGGGTCataaagtggttctcatggtttttacaactagatgtggttttcattttagcgatcccctatatatatatatatatatatatatatatatatatatataggagaatgatccgttaggaaccaccctttattgtgagaaccgcgagaaccagtgttcacacaaacagtaattcctaaaaaaaatctaaaaaacaccccaaatttttttttatttttttactattttttttggaaaaatcgctatattttggtaataaaaaaataaaaaaaattcaaaaaaaaatttcgagtaacagttatccatgcacatgtgcatatgtatcatttctttgacaaattctgtaattcattacaaatattagtcaattgcactttcatttacactaacacgtgtaatacactactttttacgttaacaatattaaaaatgcacatgtgcatctatatgtatcagcatgaaataaggtgttttggtacactactttgaatacgctttctctttcatctatcattccatccataatataCAAACATGCACAtctgcatatgtatcatttctttgacaaatttcgtaactcattacaaatattagacaattgcactttcatttacactaccatatgtaatacactactttctacattaccaatatttgaaatgcatatgtgcatctatatgtatcaacatgaaataaggtgttttggtacactactttgaatacactttctctttcatatatcataccatccataatacactaccattacctcctaccatccataatacaacaCCATTAcatcctaccatccataatacaataccattaccaatatttgcactttattacatgtatatcaacaccatttataccatccaatcatcatattacatcataaagtaacaactataaccaaaccatcaaccactagatataactaaccaaaaaacatgtatatgggcctacttccccattcaaaatcacaaactttttgtaccaaaacatgttatatcatggttatacctaatgatgcacatgtgcattttgaatattgttaatgtaaaaagtagtgtattatagatggtattgtaaattaaaatGCAATTATCTATTACTGATAACGTATTAcggaatttgttgaagtaatgatacatatgcacatgtgcatggataactgttacttgaaaaaaaaagttttttttttggtaactaaatatagcgatttttgttaaaaaatattaaaaaaaattgagtgctcttttgttttttttagattttattttgtgttcacattggttctcgcggttctcgcaataagggtggttctcgcatgaacattaccatatatatatatatatatatatatatatatatgattaggttcatttgtgaacaacatttttatagtgaactgtgtgaactaatcaggatcattgatttcctttttagttgttaagggtaggattgtaattatacaATAAATTAGTTTTAAATCTTTATTTTAATCATTTTATTTCAGTTACACTTTTAATTTTGGTAGTTTTCTTAAATTGCATAATTATCTTCTCCATCTCTCTTAATTCAAATTATGGATTTTTTTAATTGCATATTCATGCAAGAATGAATTATTTACAGAACGTTTGATTacatattttgtttttatttttggaTCAAATATTCATTTTTTTACAATTGCATATCCATGATTATTCTTCATGTACTCATCATGATTCTTGTGTGATAATGTACACTTGTTCTGAACATAGGTGTGATAATGTAGATATTTGTACATACGTGTTAAGAATATGACTTGTTaatgtacatatatgtatatacgtgtTGAGACTGttatgtacacatatgtacaatACCTAACAATCATCTCAGATACTTGCTATACACATATGTACCAAGTTGAACAACCATATCATTAACTTCTTTTTTAGAAGTATATTATGAAGGTACATATGTGCACATTACAAATCGGACATGTACACTTAAAGAAGATGATCGGATGGAATAATATTTGCTaatgtacatatatgtatatacgttTTTAAATTGTGAATACGTATAATACATATATGTACATTCACTTCTACAATGTTTTTAATCATGTTCTAGATGGAACAATATATTAAATAATGGTTATATTTTTTAGAATTAAAAAATTAGTTAATTTGTGAGAGAAACAAATGAGAGAGAATGTAACTAATTATTTAATTGGAGAAAAGACTAGTTAAGAATTTACCTTTATAcccttttcatttattttttacATATAAATAATTACAAAACTGTCATTATTAAAATTTCCAAAATCTAAACAATTAATGGCtcagattagttcacacagttcactctcaaATTAATGTTCACTcaagaaccctaccctatatatatatatatgtatatatatatatatatatatatatatatatatatatatatatatatatatatatatatatatatatatatataggatgagagttggctacaaagtctacTTTTTCTAAAAACTGTAGGAAGTGTTTTGAGAGTGACATGTGGCATCTAGGGTTTTTGTACTAAAGGGCATAAAGGTAATTCaataattaattttatttttggaagaTATATCTATTAAACAATAAATGCTATTGTTATGGAAACTGTACATCTATTAACTATTCAAAATCGGCAGTCATATCCTTCATATCCACAATTGTTTCATCCAAAGTTCGAAACGTAAAACACATTAATTattttcttgacgttgtgttttatcagtttctTGTTCTTCACACTGTGTTATATTAGCTTtcataataaaacataaaatctaTCATCTGAAGTTCGAAACGTAAAACAAATTAAAcatttcttgacgttgtgttttatcagtttatGATTTCTTCATACTGTGTTATATAtttttcacaattaaacacacgCTCTCACATATTTCGTAACATTAAACACATTCATTATTTCTTAACGTTGTGTTTTATTAGTTTCTGATTTCttcacattgtgttttatcatttttcacaattaaacacaccTCTCACACATAAAACACACCAATGTCTGAAATACATAATATAAAACACTCCAGAGTCTGATTTCACGACGAACAACTTGAACGAAGAAATGAATCATGAATCTTGTTTTTTAGTATAGAAGAGAGAGTGTGAGTGAGAGAGAGGGGAAGTTTCCAAGATTAAAGAGTGGTTTTATGGAATGACACTTGCCTTTTTAAAAATATGTCAAATGACTTTTTTGCCCACAATCAATTAAATCAATCCTTATTTAAAACAATAATATTACtaaaatgccaccaagatgatctcaaccattaaaaaCACTCATCCAATGGTCCAAAACACTTCTTatactttgtaggaaaaacacactttgtagagtaacctcaccctatatacatatatatatacacatatatatatatatatacatacatacatatatatacacacaaagtGTAATGTACAATTAGGGCTTAACGTACGCTTGTACGATATTGTGAAATCACATGTTATAAAAAAGCATGTTGGAAATCGCTATTAGCGATATCATTGTATTTATATTGTATATATCTCCTTGATTACAGGAGATCTGGTTGCCATGTTTATAGTCCTGCAATTATGTATTTATATCCCCTTTTGGGTGATCAATGAAATCATTCATTCATAGAAAATTACATGGTATCACAGCCATAATCataacctttttttttctcttttctcTAATTTCGATCCTAGGGTTTCGACCCTCTTAGTTGCTGGTTACTTTGTTTCCCGATTCCCCTTCTCAGCCATGACGGATGACAAAGTTGAATCCTTTGCTGACGCCGCCAAACAACAAACCCCTCTCCATCCGGTTTACACCGTTACTGATATCCAGAAAAAAGTCTGAATTCTGGATGGATCCAAGGTCACGTATTCTGTGTGGGTGAAGCTTTTTCAGCTTCATGCACGCGGGTACGAGGTTTTGGATCATATCACTTCTGAACCACCATCTGAGAATGATCCCACCTACGTCTAGTGGAAGAAAATCGATGCCATTGTCCTTCAGTGGATTTATAGCACGTTATCTTATGAATATCTTCTGCGGGTTCTCGAATCCGACTCTACGGCACTTCAAGCTTGGAACAGGTTAAAAGCTATCTTCTATAACAACAAGGGCCCGCGATGCACCGCCTTACAAACCAAGTTTGTCAATCTTAAACTCAGTGCTTGTGCTTCTCTGGAGGCATATTGTCAGACTCTTCGTGACTTGGCTGCTCAGCTGGATGATGTTGGCAGTCCTGTCAATGAACAGTTGTTGGTTTTGCAGCTTGTGTGAGGACTCCCTCGGGAATATGACACTATCGGCTCTATTATTAACCAGGAGATTCCCTCATAGAACGAAGCATGTGAGATGCTTCGTGGAGATCAAGAACGCCAGGCAGCTTGTGACGGCACTCCTGCACCATCCGAAGCATTGGTTGCTCGTGACACTGGCCCACGCCGGGACAATGGCCCAGCCCGTTACAACAGGCGCGGCCCACGCTGTGATGGGCCTCAGCACTTCTTTCCTACCCCAAGTGGCCAGACCCAGCCTTGTACCGGACATAGTTCCGGATCCCGTAACCCAACACCAAATCGCCACCACACTCGTGGACAACAACACTGGAACACAGCCCAATATCCTCCCTTCAGCCTCTACTGGCCTAGCAACTTTTGGGCAGCCCTACCCCCACCATGCC
Above is a window of Helianthus annuus cultivar XRQ/B chromosome 14, HanXRQr2.0-SUNRISE, whole genome shotgun sequence DNA encoding:
- the LOC110906628 gene encoding uncharacterized protein LOC110906628, producing the protein MTDDKVESFADAAKQQTPLHPVYTVTDIQKKWKKIDAIVLQWIYSTLSYEYLLRVLESDSTALQAWNRLKAIFYNNKGPRCTALQTKFVNLKLSACASLEAYCQTLRDLAAQLDDVGSPVNEQLLVLQLV